The Catharus ustulatus isolate bCatUst1 chromosome 16, bCatUst1.pri.v2, whole genome shotgun sequence genome window below encodes:
- the CCNF gene encoding cyclin-F produces the protein MKAGVVHCRCSRCFSFPSKRRIIKRPRVLTLLTLPEDVLFHILKGLPAADILSVRAVHSHLKYLVDNHSSVWAHASFQDLWPSPNHLRMFERAAESGNFEAAVKLSLAYLYNEGLSITGHGRAEVNGIKASHYFSLAEHLNVCAVPFIWLFIRPPWSFSGSCCKAVVYESLKAECQLDKAQKGSILHSLAKVLNFFEDEGKKKESLEMLEESSKQGCLISSYLLWENNRKAAMSDPGRYLQSLRKLRDYAAKGCWEAQIALAKACGSGNQLGLEAKSSREMVSQIFQASLPISKQSIFTVQKGMNEIMRYILVDWLVEVATMKDFSSLCLHMTVGCVDRYLKLRPVPRARLQLLGIACMVICTRFISKEMLTIREAVWLTDNSYKYEELVRMMGEIISALEGKIRIPTILDYKEVLTSIVSLERRTLHLYGFICELSLLNTSLSVYSPAQLAAAALVLAQMLHGQAHPWTSQLSECTGFSQEDLLPCVLSLHQKCFHDDVPKDYRQVSLMAVKQRFEDERYEEIGKEQVMSYSQLCSLLGVKREDPEPSPLHRNVVEIQTFLSSPSGKRAKRRREDSIQDDRGSFVTTPTAELSSQEESLLDNFLDWSLDSCSGYEGDQESEGEREGDVTSPSGILDVTVLYLDPAEHCGQDSSDEDSMPGEWDGPGAPHREVELPGAYLTPRNPNPEGSSGYSSVNTASPTSSVEGSPGASPKPTSALPHSNSTNREPCQPHYLHRRQVKRKNMAEHTEERLNLGFLSL, from the exons ATGAAGGCGGGCG tggtTCATTGTAGATGTTccagatgtttttctttcccttcaaaGCGAAGGATAATAAAACGGCCTCGAGTCCTGACGCTCTTGACCCTCCCCGAGGATGTTCTGTTTCACATCCTGAAGGGCCTCCCTGCTGCAGACATCCTCTCAGTCAGAGCT GTGCACTCACATCTTAAATACCTTGTGGATAATCATTCCAGTGTTTGGGCACATGCAAGTTTCCAAGATCTGTGGCCATCTCCAAACCATCTGAGGATGTTTGAAAG GGCTGCTGAAAGTGGTAACTTTGAAGCTGCTGTGAAGCTGAGCTTGGCGTACCTGTACAATGAAGGCT TGTCCATCACAGGCCATGGGCGTGCAGAAGTGAATGGAATAAAGGCATCTCACTACTTCAGCTTGGCAGAGCACCTGAATGTGTGTGCAGTCCCCTTTATCTGGCTCTTCATCCGCCCTCCCTGGTCCTTCTCTGGAAGCTGCTGTAAAGCTGTGGTCTATGAGAGTCTCAAGGCAGAGTGTCAGCTTGACAAG GCTCAGAAAGGATCTATTCTCCACAGCTTGGCTAAGGTTTTGAATTTCTTTGAG gatgagggaaaaaagaaagaatcccTTGAAATGCTTGAAGAATCATCAAAACAGGGTTGTTTAATCAGCTCCTACCTCCTTTgggaaaacaacagaaaagctgct ATGTCGGATCCTGGCAGATACCTCCAAAGTCTCAGGAAGCTACGAGACTATGCAGCCAAGGGCTGCTGGGAAGCACAG ATAGCTTTAGCCAAAGCTTGTGGGAGTGGAAACCAACTAGGACTAGAAGCAAAATCTTCCAGGGAAATGGTTTCTCAAATCTTTCAAGCTTCCCTTCCTATCAGCAAGCAGAGCATCTTCACTGTGCAGAAAGGAATGAATGAAATAATGAG GTATATCCTGGTGGATTGGCTGGTGGAAGTGGCTACCATGAAGGACTTTTCTAGCCTGTGCCTTCACATGACAGTGGGATGTGTGGACCGTTACTTGAAACTGAGACCTGTACCTCGTGCTCGCCTCCAGCTTTTGGGAATAGCCTGCATGGTCATTTGCACACG TTTCATCAGCAAAGAGATGCTGACAATACGGGAAGCTGTGTGGCTTACAGACAACTCCTACAAATATGAAGAGTTGGTCAGAATGATGGGAGAGATCATTTCTGCCTTAGAAGGGAAGATAAGG ATACCCACCATTTTGGACTACAAAGAAGTTCTGACAAGCATTGTCTCACTGGAGAGAAGAACTCTTCACCTTTACGGCTTCATCTGTGAGCTGTCCCTCCTGAACACAAGCCTCAGTGTGTattccccagcccagctggctgctgctgcactggtgCTGGCCCAGATGTTGCATGGACAAG CACACCCTTGGACCAGCCAGCTGTCTGAGTGCACTGGTTTCTCTCAAGAAGACCTGTTACCCTGCGTGCTGAGCCTCCACCAAAAGTG CTTCCATGATGATGTCCCAAAGGATTACAGACAGGTGTCCCTAATGGCAGTGAAACAGAGATTTGAAGATGAGCGCTATGAAGAAATAGGCAAAGAACAG gtTATGAGttacagccagctctgctcattgTTGGGTGTGAAACGGGAGGACCCAGAGCCCAGTCCTTTGCATAGGAATGTAGTTGAAATTCAGACTTTCCTCAGCTCTCCCTCTGGAAAGAGAGCTAAAAG AAGGAGGGAAGACAGCATTCAGGATGACAGAGGCAGCTTTGTGACTacacccacagcagagctgtcctcCCAGGAAGAAAGTCTGCTGGACAACTTCCTTGACTGGAGTTTAGATTCCTGCTCTGGTTATGAAGGTGATCAGGAAAGCGAAGGCGAGCGAGAAGGAGATG TGACCAGCCCCAGTGGGATCCTGGATGTGACAGTGCTGTACCTGGACCCTGCAGAGCACTGTGGCCAGGACTCCAGTGATGAGGACAGTATGCCTGGGGAGTGGGATGGCCCTGGGGCACCCCACAGGGAGGTGGAGCTGCCAGGGGCATATCTCACCCCAAGGAATCCCAACCCAGAGGGGAGCTCAGGCTACTCTTCTGTCAACACTGCCAGTCCTACATCTTCTGTTGAAGGCAGCCCTGGAGCTTCTCCCAAACCTacctcagcactgccccacagcAATTCCACAAACAGGGAGCCGTGCCAGCCCCATTACCTGCACAGGAGGCAAGTCAAGAGAAAAAACATGGCAGAACATACTGAAGAAAGGCTGAACTTGGGCTTCTTAAGCCTCTga